The following nucleotide sequence is from Armatimonadota bacterium.
CGAACAGCCCCATAGCCCGTCCCCGCTGCCCGGGGGTCACCGTGGTCTGCATCAGCGTGTTGGCCGTGGCCATGGCCACAGACTGCCCCAGGCCCACCGCCACCAGCAACAGGATGGAGAGGGGAAACGAGGTGGACAGCCCAAACAGCGTGACCATAGCGCCCATGGCGAAGGTCGCTCCCAGGAGGATGCGGCCGTGCGCCACCCGCCCCGCGCTCCACCCGGCGACGAAGACGGCTAAGAACGTGCCCGCGCCAGGCGCCGCCTGCAGCAGGCCCAGGCCTTCCGGACCCACCCGCAGCACCTCGCGGGCCACCGCCGGCATCAGGCGGATGTAGGGGCGGCCGAAGAAGCTGAGCACGGCCACAATGCTCAGAAGGATGCCGATGACGCGGTGTCGCAGCAGCAGCTGCAGTCCCTCGCGGATGTCCTCTCCCAGGGAGACGCGCCCGTCGGGCACCTCCGGCGGCAGCCGCATCACCACCAGCGCCCAGAGCACGGCCAGGTAGGTGAGGGCGTTGAGGAGAAAGGCGCCGTGTGCCCCCGACAGGCTGATGACCACGCCGGCCAGGGCCGGGCCAAAGACGCTGGAGCCGTTGAATGCCAGGGAGTTCAGGGTCACCGCCTGCAGCACCTCCCCGTCGTCCACCAGCGACGGGGTCAGCGACTGGCGGGCGGGCATGTCGAAGGACATCACCAGAGAGTTGAAGGCGGCGATGAGCAGCAGATGCCAGACCCGGACCAGGCCCAGCCAGGTGAGCAGCCCCAGGCCCGCGCTGGAGAGCATGGCCACCACGTTGGTCACCTGCAGGACCTGCCGCCGGTCCGCGCGGTCGGCCACGACCCCACCGAGGAAGGCGAAGAGGAGGCGGGGCACGGCCTGCACCAGACCCAGCAGGCCCAGGTACACCGGTGCGCGGGTGAGCTGGTCCATCAGGTAGCCCAGGGCGGTGAACTGCATCCACCCGCCGGCGTTGCTGACCACCAGCCCCGTCCAGAGAAGGCGGAAGTTGCGGTGTCTCAGCGGGGCGAAGGGCGCGGGGCGCGCAGCCGTGGAGACCGCCGTGGGGTCGGAAACCATTCCTCTCATGGTCGTCGGGCCGGCGCCCGGGCAGGAAGCGACCGCCGGATGGGCGCGACGGGGCGTGACGGTCTTATAATAGACGGTGCGGGCGGTCTGCGGGAGGCTGCCGGCTCAAGCCATGTGACATGAGGAGGTGATGGCACATGGTATGGGCGAACGTGGTAAACGCACTGGTCGGCATCTGGTTCATTCTGGCACCGTTCATCCTGAGGTATAGCGACCACGCCGGAGCGCTGTGGACGAGCATCGTCGGCGGGGCCATCCTCCTGGTGCTCGCCGGGTGGGCTGTCCTCAGCGAGGAGGCACGCAAGCAGCGGTGGATCCAGTACGTCAACGGGCTGGTGGGGATCTGGTTCATCATCTTCCCCTTCGTCTTCGCCCTGACCGCCAGGCCCAACGTCTCCTGGACCTCCGTCGTTGGCGGCCTCATCGCGCTGGTGCTCAGCGCCTGGCTGGCCTTCAGCGTTCTGCCCAAGGAGGTCCGCGCCTAAAGGCAAGAGCCGATCCGGGCCGCAGCCTCCCGCGCCCGCAGCCCTCTCTCCACTCCCCTTCGCCCGACGGCTCAGCTTCAAATCGATACTTCTCTCCTGCTCCGCCTCGTGTTAGACTAACGCCCAGTTACCCCGGGCATGGGCTCGACGAGGGGGTGGTAGGGATCTCTTCTGCACTCGTCATCGGCACCGCCATTGGCATCGTCTTGCCCCTCACCGCCTACAGCCTGAAGGTGTTCGAGGTCCCGCGGCACCACGAGGGCGTCGCCGCGGTAACCCTGATCCTGGCCTACCTGCTGCTGCTCTCGCCGCTGCTGGACCTGCTGGCCAGGTAGCGGGTCACTGCCCGGGGGAGGCGTAGCGTTCCTCCCTCCAGGGGTCGGCGTGGTTGTGGTAGCCGTTGCGCTCCCAGAAGCCGGGCCGATCCCGGGCCAGCACCTCGAAGGCGCGCACCCACTTGGCGCTCTTCCAAAAATACAGCCGGGGCACCACCAGTCGCAGCGGCCAGCCGTGCTCGGGGGTGAGGTCCGCCCCGTCAGCGCGGTGCGCCAGCAGCGCGTCCTCCGCCAGGAGGTACTCCAGGGGCAGGTTGGTCTCGTAGCCCTGCTCGGCGTGCACCATGGCGAACCGGGCCTGGGGTAGGGGCTGCGCCCGCTCCAGCAGCAGCCCGGCCGGGACGCCCTCGAAGACCAGGCCCAGCTTGCTCCACGAGGTCACACAGTGGACGTCGCAGCGCAGCGTCACCCTGGGCAGGCTCATGAACTCGTCGTAGGAGAGGGTGAGCGGGCGCTCCACCAGGCCGTACACCCTGAAGTCCCAGGTGCGGGAGTCGAAGCGGGGGACGGTGCCGTAGTGCAGCACCGGCCACTTCTCGGTAGCGTACTGGCCCGGGGGGATGCGTCCTTGCCCTTGCTTCCGTCCGGCATCACGCATCTCCGGCTCCACCGGAGGGGAGGGAATGGAGCGTGCGGGCAGGCGCACCGCGCACGTTGAAGGCGCTCATGGCCCGTTCGATCCCCTCCTGCACGAACATCTCCACGGCATCCGCCGCCCGCTCCACCGCCGCATCCACTAGCGGCGCCTCTGCCCGGTCAAACCGGCTGAGCACATAGTCGGCCGGGTCCACGCCTGCCGGCGGACGCCCGATGCCCAGGCGCAGACGGGGGAAGCCCTGCTCGCCCAGAGCCTCGATGATGGAGCGCATCCCGTTGTGCCCGCCGTGGCCGCCCCCGGCGCGCAGGCGGATCTGCCCCAGGGGGAGGTCCAGGTCGTCGTAGACCACCAGGAGGTGCGGCAGCGGCACGCGGTGCCGGCGACGCAGGTCGGCAACCGCCAGTCCGCTGACGTTGACGTACGTCTGCGGCCGGGCCAGGAGCACGTGGACTCTGTCCAGCGTCAGCGCCCCCACATCCGCCCACCCCTCCTCCCGCAGGGTCACGCCGTGGCGCCGGGCCAGAACCTCGATGACGCGGGCCCCGATGTTGTGCCGACTGCCCCGGTAGCGCCGCCCCGGGTTGCCCAGTCCGACGATGAGCCTCATGACCGCCCGCGGGGAGTCCGGTTGCACAGGAGGCGAGGATAAGCCCTCCGGCCCCAGGCCTTCCGACCGGCCCGGATGCCCTCCGCCCTACGCGCCCCCGGCGGGAGGCTTCGCTGCGGACTTCTCTGCGCTCTTCTCGCCTGCAGCGGCCTCGGGCGCAGGTGCGGCGGCAGCCTCCGCGGGGGGCGCAGTCGGTGGCGCCTCCTCCACGCGGGGCGCCAGCACTGTGGCCACCACCTCCCCGGGCGGGGTGAGCAGAGTCACCCCCTCAGGCATCTTCAGCTCGCCGGCATGTACCGCCTGACCGACGCGCAGCTCGCCCACGTC
It contains:
- a CDS encoding MFS transporter, with the translated sequence MRGMVSDPTAVSTAARPAPFAPLRHRNFRLLWTGLVVSNAGGWMQFTALGYLMDQLTRAPVYLGLLGLVQAVPRLLFAFLGGVVADRADRRQVLQVTNVVAMLSSAGLGLLTWLGLVRVWHLLLIAAFNSLVMSFDMPARQSLTPSLVDDGEVLQAVTLNSLAFNGSSVFGPALAGVVISLSGAHGAFLLNALTYLAVLWALVVMRLPPEVPDGRVSLGEDIREGLQLLLRHRVIGILLSIVAVLSFFGRPYIRLMPAVAREVLRVGPEGLGLLQAAPGAGTFLAVFVAGWSAGRVAHGRILLGATFAMGAMVTLFGLSTSFPLSILLLVAVGLGQSVAMATANTLMQTTVTPGQRGRAMGLFGTVAFGMMALGTLPAGALAEWVGLSWSLAAGGIVVMAAALFLGLAVPQIGRL
- a CDS encoding SPW repeat protein — translated: MVWANVVNALVGIWFILAPFILRYSDHAGALWTSIVGGAILLVLAGWAVLSEEARKQRWIQYVNGLVGIWFIIFPFVFALTARPNVSWTSVVGGLIALVLSAWLAFSVLPKEVRA
- a CDS encoding sulfite oxidase-like oxidoreductase: MRDAGRKQGQGRIPPGQYATEKWPVLHYGTVPRFDSRTWDFRVYGLVERPLTLSYDEFMSLPRVTLRCDVHCVTSWSKLGLVFEGVPAGLLLERAQPLPQARFAMVHAEQGYETNLPLEYLLAEDALLAHRADGADLTPEHGWPLRLVVPRLYFWKSAKWVRAFEVLARDRPGFWERNGYHNHADPWREERYASPGQ
- the pth gene encoding aminoacyl-tRNA hydrolase translates to MRLIVGLGNPGRRYRGSRHNIGARVIEVLARRHGVTLREEGWADVGALTLDRVHVLLARPQTYVNVSGLAVADLRRRHRVPLPHLLVVYDDLDLPLGQIRLRAGGGHGGHNGMRSIIEALGEQGFPRLRLGIGRPPAGVDPADYVLSRFDRAEAPLVDAAVERAADAVEMFVQEGIERAMSAFNVRGAPARTLHSLPSGGAGDA